The genomic window CGTTGCTAACAAAACTGCAGCAACTAGTTGAGGCAATCTCTAGGAATTAAAAACTGATTCAAAGACACCCCCCCAAACCCCGCCCCCAAAACAAAATCCAGGATAATCTTTAAGGTGTTCTAAGATACAGTGTAATTAGTGGCAAACTATAAATTCCTCATTAGGAAAAACCTCTggtgcctttttttctctctcatgcaGAAATTTCTAATGTGGGGTATGCATTTTATCCAGCAGTTCTCCTTATTCTCAGGTCAAATGATGCAGTGATGCTATTTATCATTCTTCTTTCAAACAGTAAAACTGACAGTTATCCacaaatttaaaaagtaactcaAAGACATTAGTAGTTACCGCAACAACAGATAAACAACATACAGCAGTTTAAATACAGGCATATTTTGTACATAACTAAAACCATTTGTAGTTTTATTGATATTTTGTGGAGTTCACATACTTTTTTGTACAGCAAACATAACACTGTAGGCTGCAAGAAGCTGCAGTACTATTGTTTAATAGCAGCAAGTTATATTTTTATCAGGGTATGTGGACAATAAATAGTCTGTTTCTTTGGATATGAATGTCTAAAATGAATTTTTGCTGCAGCTTCATAATGTGATAGCTATTTTACAGAGCTTATacacaaaaatatatatgcaatcTTTTGTCTATATTTTATACAAATACAACAGTAGTTTGTGAATACATTGTAAAGTACATATACATGATAAGCAACACAAGTTTCCATATCACAAGATAGtaattttaaatgaaatacaCAAATTCAGTCTGGAATGCTTTTTTCTATCTTGACTCAAAATCTGTATCACTGAAACTTTTTAGCACACAAGTTCAAACATTTCTATCTAAAAATATAGTTTCAGCAATCCAAGCTTGTTTCAGATGTCATCCTTTTCATGTTAATTCCCAGTCTGTCAATATTTAAGAGCTTTTATAAACAAGTATGTTCTTCACTTCACACCATATTTAAAAGCCCCATTCTGTTTAGTTTGGGTGATAGGTTTATTTGGGCATATATGTCCCAAGTTTTTACCTTTTGCAAGTGTATATGAAAAAATTGTGGTATACAAAATTCATTAATGACAAATTAAGTCACAGTATAAAAATATACATCTATAAATCTAGTATAGGCCTTTCTCTATGAATAAAAATACATCAGTCTAAATGAGACAGGGAGATCTGTAGCACCATGAGAGGAGTTGTATCCCAAGTTATATTAGCAGCATGATCCACTATATTTGTAGGAGTGTTTCTGAGAAGATAAAACATTCATTCTGGTTCAATTGTACCACTGATGAGGATACTGAAGAATCTTTTGCATGCAGTTAACAATAGTTCTATGTTAATTAGGTTAAATACTTAttgaaagtcaaggacttccAACACGTGGGCACCTTTATAAAGGTGAAGGGTATGTTAATCAACATGACTTACTTTAAATgatctctaatttcaaatggGTGGTTAACTTACTGTATACTGGTATGATGTTGATAGGCAGCTGTCATTCATTTACATTTAATGTAAATGTAGAGATCTTTGTACTTAGAGGCACATTATTTTAACCTGATCAACCAGTGTATGAGACAAATAATTAAGagcttcattcttttctttatattAATAGGCATAAGATCAACGTATGTTGAATTTTAACAACAGCATTGCATGGCAGGATATCACACTTTGAAATTCTGTTTATTAATATTCTGAAGATTTCTCTTCTATGAACAATGCATAGAATACATTTCACTAAATTTAAAAGGTATTCCAAATAAAATGTACAGGGCGACCTGTTAGTCAAAACCCTATGCTTAATGTCATTCCCATTGAATTGTATGGGATTTCGTTAACAATTGTGGGCACATGACTGCAACCTCCAAGTTCTATGTATACACCTAAATATGGTTAACCACTCAATTATTGGACTGATATTAAATGGCAGTAAAAGACATGTTTAAACTTGTAAACCTAGGAGTCTAccataaaactctttaaaaagacACTCTAGTTCTGTGCAATAGAGCAAATTGATAAAAAAGAATACTTTACGATGTACCTGTCAATAGTTACACTGTTTCCATATTGTACCCAAAGCATTTTACCAAAGGCCTGCATATGTCATCTAATGGCACTtgaaaagtaatatttttttaaaaaagcagaaagcaTAACCTGCAAGAAATTTTTATaagatttatatttttgttttgaaagtGCTATATCTTGTATTATGTGTAATACAGAAATTGATCGAGGTTtagtttaaaacacacacacatgcacacacacagcgtAAAATACATAAAGAGCTCACTAGGTAAAATCCTGAAAATATGTACTCTTAACATTCATTATTAGCTTAATAAAGCAATCAGGTCTGGCTCATGTTTTAGTCAGTATATGGTTTTTGGAAACCTCTACTGTCAAATGAATAAATCACTCTATTCCACAATTCACTACCAATAAAACATaagcaaattatatatatatatatatatatatatatatatatatatatatatatatatatatatatatatatatatatatatatatatatatataattatgtgtatatacacacacacacacataatatttttaaatccatAGCATACAAAGTGTGGTGCATGAGCAGCCAGTATACACACAACACTTCATTCTTAAGAGTTAACCTGGTGATTATAAAATAGGCtttaaaattgaaattttaaaattgccaaatgTCTCTGCTTAAATGGTAGTCATAAAGCACTAGTGTGTAAATAAAGCCCACACTGTCATTCTGCTTCCATATTTTCATACATCTTCAGTGACAGTCACACAAGGTGTAGCCATTTAGCAAAGTACTAACTGAATGAGGTTCAATATCTTGTCTGAAATTCTATTGCTAATTTGAAATGCACCTGTTCTCTAATTAATCCCATTTTAGAACCTGAAAGAGCTGCCATAACAATATGGACCTTTAACATGGATCAAGGATTACTGGAAAAACTagttcttgtttttaaaaaaacaaggtaACCAGCAACTAATACTGAAAACAGATAACATTGTTATAACATGATTTATACATACCAACCCTGTCAAAAATTATAAGTAATGTAGTGGTAAATATGAAAAACTGAAACTAAAATTGGTTTATTTCACTTCTTTAATGAGtgaaattttgttttaattatctgTCTAATGACAGTATTTTCTTAGGAACACAATTATGAGTAATGAAAAAAATCTGGGATAAAGACAATGAAGCTAAAGCCAATTCAGTTTTTAAGGGTTGAAAGTAATCCACTATCTACAAAAAAGGCACATAAGGACATTTCCATTTCTTGTAGAATATGAGTCCTTTGAAAAGACAAAGACTTTTCCTTTCTGAAATCCCCCAACCCCTGGGATTAAAATAATGGTGCTAAAAGCCTGAAAAGCAATATTGAACAAATCATTCCATTAAAGATACATTTTAGCAATCTGTTTCATAGAAACTAAAAGAAGCAATCATGCAGCAGAGCTAATGACTACTTTGAGAAAGTATTCTCACAGCATATTGGAGCAGCTTACAAAATTTGAAAAGGTGGTTTCCTTATTAATACATCCTTATTTTAATGCCTTTGGAACAAAACGCTTATAAAAAGTTACTATTCAGTAATAAAATTTAAATACATCAGTATAAAATAGTAAAATCATACCTGCATATTGTTCCTACGATAAAGTAGGAACTTATGATACAAATATTGGGAGCCAAAGCTCCTTAATGGGAGCAACTTTGTTTCtgttaaatatatttcctttaaCTACTTAAAACTCATGTATTTAACCACACTAATGAATAGACATAATTATATGATTTAAAAGTCTAAAGGTATAAATGAATATGTTTCCAAATTACAGCAAAAgtacattttccatttttatatcacagtttttctttcttttggttaTTGGGAATATAAGAATGTGTTTTGAAAAGAAATAGCAATTTGACACACAGCATGAATAGCTGTTTTGCTATTAGTTTTTCTAAATACCTTGAATATTAAGTAAAAGTGGCATAAGCAATATGCTTTTACTTCACTCCTCAGAGTCCTGTTTTAAATtcttggcattgaaaaaaaatcactagCCAAATACCCAGGTGTGGTAAGGAAGATTACTATCAAAGGTCTTGCACAGGGGACATATATGTCATGAAATACAATTCAAAAGTGATTAGCTCCAATGTAATTATGGAAAAACGTATTTGTGGATTTACATTCATTTTCTAACTTCAAATTGAAATCAACATGTAAAACCTTTCGGTGGCTTTTGACTCATTTTTTAAATGAGAATAGCAAATGACAGCTATTTACAGaatgatgaaataaaaatatttatatttcaagGTAGGCTCTGAATTTTGTCTCTAGTTAGATTTGCCAATAaggcatacttttttttttttttgccaaatcaTACTTCTTTGTAATTGCACTTAAATGAAGCAATACATTTACACCCTTAATTGTgaaattatttaagaaaaaataataggTCCTTCAGACCTTCTTAGAAATCTATATGTAAAAAGCTTAACAATTTTTCATACTGGTAACAAATGTACTCATTTATAATTCATTGTTTCAattgttttataaatttttcaTGAAActgaatttttaatgtttttttcttttttaaaattatcagatTTTAAATTACTATAAAATTATCAAATCTCAATGAAGCTTTAAAATAAGAGATCCATAACATTCTGGAAATATCTTTTCcataagactttttaaaaattgtggatCTATTGGCAGTGAGGATACAGATTGTTTTAACAACCAGAGTAAACAACTGTGAACAAACACATTCAAActattttaaaagttaatttgaaTTTTATACTGGCTTAATGAGACTGGTACTGTACAAAAGTAGATTTACAAATGACATAGTAGGCACTAAAGTATTTAAAGTCATCTAAGGCTTTCTACAGATTTGTCACAAGGCCATTTTCGCATGTTATTGGAACGCTTGATGAAAACGTGGTAGAGTTGTGGTTGTGTTTAGACTGCTAGTGAAAGCTGCAGACAATGAGTGAAGAGACCCAAGATTAATACCAGGGTCTTGAAGGTCTTGTGCCTGTGGAGGAAGCTGAGTCATAGATGAGTGTGCCTCCTCTTGTGAGTAACTCATTCCAAGATTTCCCACAGAAACAGAAGGATTAAAAGGAGGTCCATTTACTGGTATAAAATTGAATAACTGAGAGAAGTCCAGTGATGGGGTATTTAGAGGTTCACTTATAGAAACAGAACTTTTGGAAAGAGAAACATCCCCAGATCCATCATCTAGTGGACCTACTTGAGGATCCAACCCTAACTTAGATGATGATCCTCGAGAATCTTGGGATGAAGAAGGCATACCACTTTGCAGTTCCATTAAGTAACTTTCCATTTCCCCTTTCAATGGCTGGTCTTTCTCAGTCATAGAAACTGTATATGAGGTAGAACTGAGTGGATATTTTAAAGAAAGTTGGTGAGAAGTGTGAATTGATTCCATATCTATTGGACAAGGCATTCCTAAAGGTAATGATGTGGCAACCATTTGGTGTGCAGATGTTGAACTCTGCATAGACTGAAGTTGTGTGTTGTATAGATTTAATTGTAGAGTGTTTGTAAATGGCTTTGATGTCAGTTCAGTGGAAGATAAAGACATCACTGGAAGCAGCTCATCCTTTATAGGCACAGAAACATTGCAAGTAAATGGGTCAAGAAGGTCCATTGGCTCTGTTTTGACCTTCAAAAGTTCTTGATTATGACTTTTCTTCATATGCCGTGTTAGATGATCCTTCCGGCCAAATCTCTGTGCACAATACTGACAGAGGAAGTCCTTTCTTCCAGTGTGTACTACCATGTGTCTTCGGACATCCTTTCGGGTGTAAAACCGTCGATCACAATGTTCACACTGGTGTTTTTTCTCCTTCACTCCACCTGATGATTTGCCTGCATGAGTTTTTAGGTGCTCCAGCAGTACGCCTGTGCTTTCAAATGTCTGCAAACATACTTTACAATTGAGATCACCACTTGTTGCAGCATGCAAAGCCAGGTGACGCTTAAATCCAAGCTTCGTATTGTAGTTCTTTCCACATTCTTCACACTTAAAGGCCTCTTTATTGGGATTATGTGTATGTAGGTGATTCTTTAGATGATCTTTTCGATGAAACATTTTCTCACAATAGTTACACTTGTGGGTTTTCTCAGGAGAATGAGTAGCCATATGCCTTTAAACACAGATATATTCTGTAAGTATTTATTTTCACCAGAAGCTACATATGCTCATTTTTAAGGTACCTAAATACttaatatttttgaaagaaatttACATGAAATGTCACTACAGACAATACATATCATACTAAAATGTAGCAACACACATTATAAGCTAATTTATTCAACTGatactttaattattttaagttaCATTAACATTTTATTATGTAGTATTACTTATTATAGCCATACCCAAAGTGCTCAGTCTATTCACTTCTTTGTAACAACTTTATATAACTGAAAAGATTTAAACTTGTCTCTTCAAAAACAGACACACAATATTCAGATTTGTTTATAATATTAAGCACTGTAGTTTATAATTGTACAATTTGATGTCTAAATTAACATTTCCTCTGAGAAAAGTCAGCTGAGTGTACACAGATATATATTAAAATGGCCAACATAtaatataatctgaaaaataaatagaGTTTAATACCTTAGTAATTTGTACTTAGAAACAAAGGCCTTGGTGCAGTCTTGTTGTGTGCACTTGTAGGGCCTCTCTCCTGTGTGAGAGTATGAGTGAACCTTTAATTTCTCAACACTGTTAAAGGCCTTGTCACACAGTTGGCAAGGAAAGTTTTTTCTTGGTTTGGATTCACCACGCTTACGTTTCCCTGAAGGGACTTTCTGGGTATCTCTTACTTCTGACAAATCACCAGGAATGACAGTGGCCATCGCAGCCTAAACCAGGCCTTCTTGTTGGACACTTGGGAACTGCCCAACTCCACTAAATGATTTAGCTTTAGATGGCTTCTCAAGTTTCATGTGGTCGTTAAAGAAAGCAAAAggggactggaaaaaaaaataagaaacaactATTTGTAACTACACTTAATTTTGAAGTTTACTTGCTATGTGATGCTTTTGAATAAAGCATATATAAAATTAGGTTCAGCTGGTCTAATGTAATATATATAGGCGCTTTTTAGACTATTTATTACAGCTCAAAATTCACTGCTCAGGATGGACAGATCCACATGTACTCTGAAGTACCTCATACTGCTTTATAGGTTTTTGAACTAATTTATCTGTTTCATGAAAGTTTAGAATCAAACTTCAATTTGGCTAATATATACTTCCAAAGGATTGTTGTCTGAATCATAGCATTGTGAAAAATGAATGCTATAAGATACAGCAATAAGGAAGTAATACTACAGAATAGAAAGAAGGTCTGCATGTTTGAAGGGTCTCAAGtttatattattaattttactttttacaTCTCTCTTCTTCATATAAAGTTGCAAGAGAATTAGAAGTCTTATATAAAAGCAACAATCtgtaaaaaataggaaaaaaacccaaactttatataaaaataaaagcataacAGGCAATCCAAACCATTCTTATTATTTGCAAATCAGAAAATTTTTAACCAAGCTGTTTCTTTAACATCTTATcctgaataattttttaaaaaaatattatgagaGTATTCACACATGCAGATCCTCCAGGTATATTCTGAAGTTATAAACTATTCAGTAAGTTTTTTTACATGCAATGTTTTAACTTATGAAAATGGCCTAATATTTATTAGCTAATTATTTAGATATCTTATATCCAAATTACCTAAACCTCAGTATTAGTACTATAGGTACTGTGcaattgctttaattttaatcacCCTGATAGGTAAAATTAAAATGGGATCACAGATAGCAAGGCCACTGAAATAGATTGGAATAACTGACATACAGTTTCAAAAAAGACAAATATAAGCATAGAAGATGCCATATTAAGCTGAATAAAGCTTAGTTTGTTCACAGAATTTTGTACAGTCCTTCAAATTggcaaatctatttttaaaatgtccaatATCTTAAAACAGGAGGtacaaactggtggcctgcaggcaggatgcgtcatgtgcaggccacacccatcccatcCCCGTAAATGGGAAAACATCACATTACAGCAAGGTgatgtggtgagtttgacacctgtgtcttaaaacatatattaaaaatgataaaaaactgTTTTACTTCCCTGAAAAAGGTAGTTTCTTGTAGAAAACACAAATTAACCTAACATTTTTCTTCCTGATtaacttcaattttattttagttttaaaaaattgaatcttCATTTTTCAgagctgatttttttcttttccttttctctctcttaaggatgtattttatatatattaaaattggtTATTTGCAGAATAAGCTAACTAATAAGTTACAATAGAAGAACCATTCTTCACTAAGATGTATTAAGAGCCAGAAAATAGATAGTAAAGATACTTCCTCTGGGTTAGATGGCTTAGTCAGGCAAGACGTTATCAGAGAAATCAAGAAACAAGTATGGCTGGTCCCTTCTTACCCCATGTTAGATTTGAAGCCTAAGAAACCTAGCAAAAAGGGTTGTGTAAATCCTGAGTTGGGGTTAAAGTGAAGTTAAAAACCAATCTCCCTGAGAGCAACCAACAGCAGTGTTTGCAGAGTGCATAAAGGTAGCTTTGAAAGAAGGACAGGTAGGGGTTGAAGGAGGCTGAGGGAGATTGCAAAGAAATCTGCTAAGAAAAAAACCTGATGAATTATCCTTATTAGGCCAGTAAAATTAAACTCTGCCCACCATGTGGATCAGCAAATTGTTTAGACAGACAAGAAAGTTGGTCCCTCAACTTGCAAATACTTAatcagagaaaaggaagggagccaGGGAAAAGTAAGGAATTACATATATGCCCATAGTTTAAGCTGTAATGCTTACTAAGACTGTTGGGTAAGAGCAGTAAATCCAGCCTTGGACTTCTATTTACTTTCTTAGTTAgacattttattttgaatgttacTTTGAATTTTGATTTGAATTGCTGATGTTCCAACAgtcaattttgtatttttaaccaGTGTTCCTGAATTTTGAGCAGCTGGTCAAAATAATTTCTCGATCTCTACATCTTTGAATAATCCAGTATTTGCTTTCTGTTAGTTGCTAGAAAGTTCCCCAACTTTTATGTCTATTTGGGTCTCTACTACAAACATAATATTGACTCCAATACTTCTGTAAACACAAATTTCAAGCAATGGAGTGTAATGGATTTTTTTccgctttctctctttcccttcccttttgacaTCAAAATTTGTTCTGGAAATTTATGGAGCTTTCATTTGCATGGGCATGGTGCTACAGAGttgagattaccatatttttcagagtataaaacatacccttttccctcaaaaaagaggctgaaaatcttggtgtgtcttatacactgaatacagcattttttgtctcctgaagccCCACTTCCTTCACCAAAATtgccgtgcagagcctgtagaaggctttcagagagctcctgggggctggggagggcagaaatgagtgaaaaacaggccatttttttgctcaattttgcccccccagcccccagaagtactctataagcttcctaaaggctatgcatgcaattttttttttttacaaaaaccgggcccatttttgcaaaaaacaggccgttttttgctcgttttttcaGGGGCCACCTCCCAGGAACGCTCTACAAGCCCCCTAAAAGCCTTTCATGCCTTTTCTGGGAgaaaaaaaccaggcccatttttcacaaaaaacctCCCTTTTTGGGAGCTTTGCAGAGTGCGAACCCCcccttttaatttgcctcttcaaaacgtcttatactccattgcgtcttatactccgaaaaatacggtaaatatttATGTCTCTTTTTGCCTCTCACTGATTTTGCAGTGGATAGAGTTTTGTTATACTCATGTATACCAATTCACAGGTTTAGATCCTACAATAAACTTGAGTTCAGTAAGTTCATCATTCTCACTTTTCTCCTTGCAAAGCAGGTTCCCTCTTGAACAAGTTAAGTGGACtgttaaggaaaataaaattataaccCATCTCATATTGTTCAATAGGGTT from Thamnophis elegans isolate rThaEle1 chromosome 8, rThaEle1.pri, whole genome shotgun sequence includes these protein-coding regions:
- the PLAG1 gene encoding zinc finger protein PLAG1 isoform X1 — its product is MATVIPGDLSEVRDTQKVPSGKRKRGESKPRKNFPCQLCDKAFNSVEKLKVHSYSHTGERPYKCTQQDCTKAFVSKYKLLRHMATHSPEKTHKCNYCEKMFHRKDHLKNHLHTHNPNKEAFKCEECGKNYNTKLGFKRHLALHAATSGDLNCKVCLQTFESTGVLLEHLKTHAGKSSGGVKEKKHQCEHCDRRFYTRKDVRRHMVVHTGRKDFLCQYCAQRFGRKDHLTRHMKKSHNQELLKVKTEPMDLLDPFTCNVSVPIKDELLPVMSLSSTELTSKPFTNTLQLNLYNTQLQSMQSSTSAHQMVATSLPLGMPCPIDMESIHTSHQLSLKYPLSSTSYTVSMTEKDQPLKGEMESYLMELQSGMPSSSQDSRGSSSKLGLDPQVGPLDDGSGDVSLSKSSVSISEPLNTPSLDFSQLFNFIPVNGPPFNPSVSVGNLGMSYSQEEAHSSMTQLPPQAQDLQDPGINLGSLHSLSAAFTSSLNTTTTLPRFHQAFQ
- the PLAG1 gene encoding zinc finger protein PLAG1 isoform X2, which translates into the protein MATHSPEKTHKCNYCEKMFHRKDHLKNHLHTHNPNKEAFKCEECGKNYNTKLGFKRHLALHAATSGDLNCKVCLQTFESTGVLLEHLKTHAGKSSGGVKEKKHQCEHCDRRFYTRKDVRRHMVVHTGRKDFLCQYCAQRFGRKDHLTRHMKKSHNQELLKVKTEPMDLLDPFTCNVSVPIKDELLPVMSLSSTELTSKPFTNTLQLNLYNTQLQSMQSSTSAHQMVATSLPLGMPCPIDMESIHTSHQLSLKYPLSSTSYTVSMTEKDQPLKGEMESYLMELQSGMPSSSQDSRGSSSKLGLDPQVGPLDDGSGDVSLSKSSVSISEPLNTPSLDFSQLFNFIPVNGPPFNPSVSVGNLGMSYSQEEAHSSMTQLPPQAQDLQDPGINLGSLHSLSAAFTSSLNTTTTLPRFHQAFQ